A region of Kribbella sp. NBC_01245 DNA encodes the following proteins:
- a CDS encoding ABC transporter ATP-binding protein: protein MFRPYRWPLALVIAIIVASSVVSMASPFLLRATIDEALPKQDVNLLLWLTGGMVAVAVITSAFGVVQTWISTKVGQQIMHRLRTDVFAHLQRQSISFFTRTRTGEVQSRITNDIGGMQSVVTSTATSIASNLTTAVATAVAMVALSWQLSLISLVVMPPAIYLTRRVARMRREVTTKQQQELADLNVVVEEGLSISGIQLVKTMGAGPALTERFTASSSRLIDLELRAELAGRWRMASMSVIFAAIPAIIYLSAGLPATSGAMTIGTLIAFTTLQNGLFRPLMGLLNVSVSLISSLALFARIFEYLDLPIEVDEPSKPAAIEPRRTAGHVRLEDVTFTYDGSVRAAIDGVTLDIPAGSTLALVGETGSGKSTLGALLARLYDPGAGRITIDGIDLRDLRLADLAAVVGVVSQETYLLHTTVRENLRYAKPDASDEEIYAAARAAQIHELIVGLPDGYDTMVGSRGHRFSGGEKQRIAIARTLLRDPRVLVLDEATSALDNETERAVQRAFDELSKGRTTITIAHRLSTVRTADQIVVIDDGRVIESGTHHSLVADNGRYASLALAS, encoded by the coding sequence TTGTTCCGGCCCTACCGCTGGCCGCTCGCCCTAGTGATCGCGATCATCGTCGCGTCCTCCGTCGTGAGCATGGCCTCTCCCTTCCTGCTGCGCGCCACCATCGACGAGGCGCTGCCGAAGCAGGACGTGAACCTGTTGCTCTGGCTGACCGGCGGCATGGTCGCGGTCGCCGTCATCACCTCCGCCTTCGGAGTGGTGCAGACCTGGATCTCCACCAAGGTCGGCCAGCAGATCATGCACCGGCTGCGGACGGACGTGTTCGCCCATCTGCAGCGTCAGTCGATCTCCTTCTTCACCCGCACTCGTACCGGTGAGGTCCAGTCGCGGATCACCAACGACATCGGCGGCATGCAGTCGGTGGTCACGTCGACCGCCACCTCCATCGCCTCGAACCTGACCACCGCCGTGGCCACCGCGGTCGCGATGGTCGCGCTGTCCTGGCAGCTCTCGCTGATCTCCCTGGTCGTGATGCCGCCGGCCATCTACCTGACCCGCCGGGTCGCGCGGATGCGGCGCGAGGTCACCACCAAACAGCAGCAGGAGCTGGCCGATCTGAACGTCGTCGTCGAGGAGGGCCTGTCGATCAGCGGCATCCAGCTCGTCAAGACGATGGGCGCCGGCCCGGCCCTGACCGAGCGGTTCACCGCGTCGTCCAGCCGGCTGATCGACCTCGAGCTGCGCGCGGAGCTGGCCGGCCGCTGGCGAATGGCCTCGATGAGCGTCATCTTCGCCGCCATCCCCGCGATCATCTACCTGAGCGCGGGTCTGCCCGCCACCTCGGGCGCGATGACGATCGGCACCCTGATCGCCTTCACCACCTTGCAGAACGGGCTGTTCCGGCCACTGATGGGTCTGCTCAACGTGAGCGTCAGCCTGATCAGTTCGCTGGCGTTGTTCGCGCGCATCTTCGAGTACCTGGATCTACCGATCGAGGTCGACGAGCCTTCGAAACCCGCCGCGATCGAGCCTCGCCGTACGGCCGGGCATGTGCGGCTGGAGGACGTCACCTTCACGTACGACGGCAGCGTCCGAGCGGCGATCGACGGCGTCACGTTGGACATCCCGGCGGGCAGCACGCTTGCGCTCGTTGGCGAAACCGGCTCGGGCAAGAGCACGCTCGGCGCGTTGCTGGCCCGGTTGTACGACCCGGGCGCCGGGCGTATCACCATCGACGGGATCGACCTGCGCGACCTTCGACTCGCGGATCTCGCGGCGGTGGTTGGCGTGGTGAGCCAGGAGACGTATCTGCTGCACACGACCGTCCGGGAGAACTTGCGCTATGCCAAGCCCGACGCGTCGGACGAGGAGATCTACGCGGCCGCGCGTGCCGCTCAGATCCACGAGTTGATCGTTGGATTGCCCGATGGGTACGACACGATGGTCGGCTCGCGTGGACACCGGTTCTCCGGTGGCGAGAAGCAGCGCATCGCGATCGCCCGCACGCTGTTGCGCGATCCGCGGGTGCTGGTCCTGGACGAGGCGACCAGTGCGCTGGACAACGAGACCGAGCGGGCCGTGCAGCGTGCGTTCGACGAGCTGTCAAAGGGCCGTACGACGATCACCATCGCGCATCGGCTCTCGACCGTGCGCACGGCAGACCAGATCGTCGTGATCGACGACGGCCGCGTGATCGAGTCCGGCACGCACCACAGCCTGGTCGCAGACAACGGCCGCTACGCATCGCTGGCGCTCGCCTCGTAA
- a CDS encoding helix-turn-helix domain-containing protein, translating into MPELKALHDPKVLRAIAHPVRNRILDELSAHGSLRAADIARELDIPANQASFHLRQLAKYGLVEEDPAAARDKRDRVWRVAHEGGLSINFDDIASQPGGAAAADVFRHNATAWAQYLVRRAYEDERDERVHRSISDTALLLTKNEARELTDELHEVLDRWARRTRADDSTERRTYLHFSMLQPHPGRGEHDAPANES; encoded by the coding sequence ATGCCCGAGCTGAAGGCTCTCCACGACCCCAAGGTGCTGCGCGCGATCGCCCACCCGGTGCGCAACCGGATCCTCGACGAGCTCAGTGCGCACGGGTCGCTCCGCGCCGCCGACATCGCCCGCGAGCTCGACATCCCTGCCAATCAGGCGAGCTTCCACCTGCGCCAGCTGGCCAAGTACGGCCTCGTCGAGGAGGACCCCGCTGCCGCGCGCGACAAGCGCGACCGGGTCTGGCGGGTCGCCCATGAGGGCGGCCTCTCGATCAACTTCGACGACATCGCGTCACAGCCCGGAGGCGCTGCCGCCGCCGACGTGTTCCGGCACAACGCGACCGCCTGGGCCCAGTACCTGGTGCGCCGGGCTTACGAGGACGAGCGCGACGAACGCGTCCATCGCAGCATCAGCGACACGGCACTGCTGCTCACCAAGAACGAGGCGCGCGAGCTGACCGACGAGCTGCACGAGGTGCTCGACCGGTGGGCGAGGCGCACCCGTGCCGACGACTCGACCGAGCGGCGCACCTATCTCCACTTCTCCATGCTGCAGCCGCACCCCGGTCGCGGTGAGCACGACGCCCCAGCGAACGAGTCGTGA
- a CDS encoding SDR family NAD(P)-dependent oxidoreductase has product MSDSVAVPTQVPPSSVVLVSGGSRGLGLAIVSDLIEAGVKVAAFARTVTPELTALAEKFPEQVHVGSVDINDAKAGQAFVKEVETKLGPIDGIVNNAAVGQDSLHVHTSAEQIAGIIQTNLTSPLILTRFVLRRMMAKGLKGRIVNVTSICAQRGYPGLVAYSATKGGMDSATRSLARELGGRVLANSVAPGFFASEMSAVLGQTQLDQIVRRTPTGHLTEPEEVVPVVRMLLLDNTNINGQVLVIDGAASI; this is encoded by the coding sequence ATGTCTGATTCCGTAGCCGTACCGACCCAGGTGCCGCCGTCGTCCGTGGTGCTGGTCTCCGGTGGCTCTCGCGGCCTCGGCCTGGCCATCGTCAGCGACCTGATCGAGGCCGGCGTGAAGGTGGCCGCGTTCGCGCGCACCGTGACGCCGGAGCTGACCGCTCTCGCGGAGAAGTTCCCCGAGCAGGTGCACGTCGGCTCGGTCGACATCAATGACGCCAAGGCCGGTCAGGCCTTCGTCAAGGAGGTCGAGACCAAGCTCGGCCCGATCGACGGCATCGTCAACAACGCCGCCGTCGGTCAGGACTCGCTGCACGTGCACACCTCGGCCGAGCAGATCGCCGGCATCATCCAGACGAACCTGACGTCACCGCTGATCCTGACCCGGTTCGTGCTGCGCCGGATGATGGCCAAGGGCCTCAAGGGCCGGATCGTCAACGTCACCTCGATCTGCGCTCAGCGCGGTTACCCGGGTCTGGTGGCCTACTCGGCGACCAAGGGCGGGATGGACTCGGCGACCCGCTCGCTGGCCCGTGAGCTCGGCGGCCGCGTGCTGGCCAACTCGGTCGCGCCCGGCTTCTTCGCCTCGGAGATGTCCGCGGTGCTCGGCCAGACCCAGCTCGACCAGATCGTTCGTCGTACGCCGACGGGCCACCTGACCGAGCCCGAAGAGGTCGTCCCGGTCGTGCGCATGCTGCTACTCGACAACACCAACATCAATGGCCAGGTTCTGGTCATCGACGGTGCCGCCTCCATCTGA
- a CDS encoding DUF2786 domain-containing protein — protein MVVNQSTDEHIVGVFRAAAIATAAGEGGGETFAGQLGRFDEIDKPQVDRAVRLLLDALIRDAWGRGWQPNDLAEFGRRELEPDALPLLAPAIGSEQHAYPIAKLAPQWVDQLAGLGLRKSFDPLDLTAWATSRRQGRYLAIDAVIKLAAFLLTLPVLPRLLPLPGTYLPLSGRDRRPGGRTHGDDKVLGRIRGLLAKAEATEFPDEADALSAKAQELMAKFSLDQALVDAQGNGSAEVSDDSAARRIWMESPYATAKSRLVGAVADVNRCHAVMTDRPPFVTVVGSELDLELTEILSTSLLVQANRALLATGQRARGRQKAEAKTQAFRRAFFVAYAQRVGERLQAAVDATQAEVAAEQGDALLPVLAKREQQVTALLTTLFPNTTTRRTRISSGAGWLAGLNAADQASLDANPAIRSA, from the coding sequence GTGGTTGTGAACCAGTCGACGGATGAGCACATCGTGGGTGTGTTCCGCGCGGCGGCGATCGCGACGGCGGCGGGCGAGGGTGGTGGGGAGACCTTCGCGGGGCAGCTCGGGCGGTTCGACGAGATCGACAAACCGCAGGTCGACCGGGCCGTGCGGCTGCTGCTGGACGCTTTGATACGGGATGCGTGGGGTCGTGGCTGGCAGCCCAATGACCTGGCCGAGTTCGGCCGCCGTGAGCTGGAGCCTGATGCGCTGCCGCTGCTGGCGCCGGCCATCGGCTCGGAGCAACACGCCTATCCGATCGCCAAGCTCGCACCGCAATGGGTCGATCAGCTGGCCGGGCTCGGTCTGCGCAAGAGTTTCGACCCGCTGGATCTGACCGCGTGGGCGACGAGTCGACGCCAGGGCAGGTATCTCGCCATCGACGCGGTGATCAAGCTGGCGGCCTTCCTGCTCACGTTGCCGGTGCTGCCGCGCCTCTTGCCCTTGCCGGGGACCTACCTGCCGCTCTCCGGCCGTGACCGGCGGCCGGGTGGGCGGACGCATGGTGACGACAAGGTGCTCGGCCGGATCCGCGGGCTGCTGGCGAAGGCCGAGGCGACGGAGTTCCCCGACGAGGCGGACGCGCTGTCGGCCAAGGCCCAGGAGCTGATGGCGAAGTTCTCCCTGGACCAGGCGCTCGTCGATGCCCAGGGCAACGGTTCTGCCGAGGTCAGCGATGACTCGGCCGCCCGCCGGATCTGGATGGAATCGCCTTATGCCACGGCCAAATCGCGGCTCGTCGGCGCCGTAGCGGACGTCAATCGCTGCCACGCGGTGATGACCGATCGGCCGCCCTTCGTGACCGTGGTCGGCTCCGAGCTGGATCTCGAGCTCACCGAGATCCTCAGTACGTCGCTGCTGGTGCAAGCCAACCGTGCTCTGCTCGCGACCGGCCAACGCGCCCGCGGTCGCCAGAAGGCAGAGGCGAAGACCCAGGCCTTCCGGCGCGCGTTCTTCGTCGCCTACGCGCAGCGGGTCGGGGAGCGCCTGCAAGCGGCCGTCGACGCCACCCAAGCGGAGGTCGCGGCCGAGCAAGGTGATGCGCTGCTGCCCGTGCTGGCCAAACGCGAGCAACAGGTGACCGCCTTGCTCACCACGCTCTTCCCCAACACCACCACCCGCCGGACCCGAATATCGAGCGGCGCGGGCTGGCTGGCCGGCCTCAACGCCGCCGACCAGGCAAGCCTCGACGCCAACCCCGCCATCCGCTCCGCCTGA
- a CDS encoding TetR/AcrR family transcriptional regulator, translating to MSELRSSIPLTCERPTRADAARNYDLLVRAAREAFTEHGASTSLEEIARRAGVGIGTLYRRFPTRTALLEAVYVEEIQSVCDQAYDFARDLPPYDALSAWLHAIARYANSKATLATELMDAIGKESEFFKACKVNMLDAAGLLFGNAEKAGVIRPNLQAMDVLRLTGSIHDTDPDQADRMIDIIVAGLRP from the coding sequence ATGAGCGAGCTGCGCAGCAGCATTCCGCTGACGTGCGAACGGCCGACCCGAGCGGACGCCGCCCGGAACTACGACCTGCTGGTCCGCGCCGCCCGCGAAGCGTTCACCGAGCACGGCGCCAGCACCTCACTCGAGGAGATCGCCCGCCGCGCCGGTGTCGGTATCGGCACGTTGTACCGCCGTTTCCCAACCCGGACCGCGCTACTCGAAGCGGTGTACGTCGAGGAGATCCAGTCGGTCTGCGACCAGGCCTACGATTTCGCCCGCGACCTGCCGCCCTACGACGCCCTCTCGGCCTGGCTGCACGCCATCGCCAGGTATGCCAACTCCAAGGCCACCCTCGCCACCGAGCTGATGGACGCCATCGGCAAGGAGTCGGAGTTCTTCAAGGCCTGCAAGGTGAACATGCTCGACGCCGCCGGGCTGCTCTTCGGCAACGCCGAGAAGGCGGGCGTCATCCGCCCCAACCTGCAGGCGATGGACGTCCTCCGCCTCACCGGCTCAATCCACGACACCGACCCGGACCAAGCCGACCGCATGATCGACATCATCGTCGCCGGCCTCCGCCCCTGA
- a CDS encoding MFS transporter — protein MPSYRSLAHNRDFTALWIGQTVSSLGSRMSMFVFPLLAYALTGSAVLAAAAEAVHLLGVAGTLLPAGVVADRVDRRRVMRVASGSGVLLYASLAVAGIAGHLVLAHVLVVALLSGVCAGLFAPAETSAVRAVVSTEDLTTALSQNQAREHIAGLLGAPLGGALYAVTRWLPFAADAMTYAVSWVLLGRIRTDLSPVPYDGPRKRVRDDLTAGAGFVLGRPFFRTMLAWSALTNLVVNALFFVAVLRLIQDGVDPVHLGLVETTAGAAGIVGAVLAPWIIERFPTGGLTVVIAWSFLPLLVPMALWNSPVVVAAALSIVLLLNPAGNAGIGAYRIAVTPRDLLGRSQSFMQFTSMSMMPMAPVLAGLALSLLGGAGAMLAFGLLVALVALIPTLSPTVRSVPRPEVWRATAAEADLVAV, from the coding sequence ATGCCTTCCTATCGCAGCCTCGCGCACAACCGTGACTTCACCGCCCTGTGGATTGGCCAGACGGTGTCCAGCCTCGGCAGCCGGATGAGCATGTTCGTCTTCCCGCTGCTCGCCTACGCCCTCACCGGGTCGGCTGTGCTGGCCGCCGCCGCCGAGGCGGTGCACCTGCTCGGCGTCGCAGGCACCTTGCTGCCGGCGGGTGTCGTCGCCGACCGGGTCGACCGGCGCCGCGTGATGCGGGTCGCGAGCGGCTCGGGCGTGCTGCTCTACGCCTCGCTCGCCGTGGCCGGGATCGCCGGGCACCTGGTCCTGGCCCACGTGTTGGTGGTCGCACTGCTCAGCGGCGTGTGCGCCGGGCTGTTCGCGCCGGCGGAGACGTCGGCGGTGCGGGCCGTCGTGTCGACCGAAGACCTGACCACCGCCCTGTCGCAGAACCAGGCGCGCGAGCACATCGCCGGGCTGCTCGGTGCACCGCTCGGCGGTGCGCTGTACGCCGTTACGCGCTGGCTCCCGTTCGCCGCCGACGCGATGACGTACGCCGTGTCGTGGGTGCTGCTCGGGCGGATCAGGACCGACCTCTCGCCGGTGCCTTACGACGGTCCGCGCAAGCGGGTGCGCGACGACCTCACGGCGGGTGCCGGGTTCGTGCTGGGCCGGCCGTTCTTCCGCACGATGCTCGCCTGGTCGGCGCTCACCAACCTCGTCGTCAACGCGCTGTTCTTCGTCGCCGTACTGCGGCTCATCCAGGACGGCGTCGACCCAGTGCACCTCGGCCTGGTCGAGACGACGGCCGGAGCGGCCGGCATCGTCGGCGCGGTGCTTGCGCCGTGGATCATCGAGCGGTTCCCGACCGGAGGCCTCACCGTGGTGATCGCCTGGAGCTTCTTACCGCTGCTCGTGCCGATGGCGCTGTGGAACAGCCCCGTCGTCGTCGCGGCTGCGCTCTCGATCGTGCTGCTGCTCAACCCGGCCGGCAACGCCGGTATCGGCGCCTATCGGATCGCGGTGACCCCGCGCGACCTGCTCGGGCGTAGCCAGTCGTTCATGCAGTTCACCTCGATGTCGATGATGCCGATGGCGCCTGTGCTGGCCGGGCTGGCCCTCTCGCTCCTCGGAGGGGCCGGCGCGATGCTCGCCTTCGGACTGCTGGTGGCACTGGTCGCGCTTATCCCGACACTGAGTCCCACCGTGCGCTCGGTGCCGCGGCCGGAGGTGTGGCGGGCCACGGCCGCCGAGGCCGACCTGGTCGCGGTGTAG
- the argS gene encoding arginine--tRNA ligase, giving the protein MSSVLPVLSARLSTAATEAFGLTLDPELRPATKPEFGHFQTNLALRLAKPLGLAPPAIAATLVEHLVVDDLCVPPTIAGPGFVNLELRTDVLAAAVNSPAAFAPRGERVVVDYSQPNVAKQMHVGHLRSTVIGDALCNVLAYVGYEVIRQNHVGDWGTQFGMLVEQLLDEDPAQSLDLESLQGLYQRSRAHFDSSSEFADRSRARVVALQSGDAGTRALWQRMVDVSLVEFERLYARLGTGLTPADVVGESAYNDELPDVVDDLTAAGLLTESGGALCAFLPGFTGRDGSPLPVIVRKSDGGFGYSATDLAAVRHRVRELEAQRIIYVVDQRQALHFRQIFALAAAAGWLPSTTIAEHVGFGTVLGPDGKPFKTRSGDTVRLATLLDQAVERATALLDERGAPIDSRASIAQAVGIGAVKYADLSSDRVNDYVFALDRMVAMTGNTGPYLQYAHARLTRLLAKADAGPTLVTVLENPVEQRLALQLDAFASTVEQVAETLQPHRLCGYLFELATTLSAFYELCPVLTSEGETRASRLALCAATRRVLGDGLGLLGITAPDSM; this is encoded by the coding sequence ATGTCGTCCGTTCTGCCTGTCCTGTCTGCTCGGCTGTCCACCGCCGCCACCGAGGCCTTCGGGCTGACGCTCGATCCTGAGCTCCGGCCTGCCACCAAACCCGAGTTCGGCCACTTCCAGACCAACCTCGCGTTGCGACTGGCCAAGCCGCTCGGCCTTGCCCCACCGGCGATCGCGGCCACGCTGGTCGAGCACTTAGTGGTGGACGACCTGTGCGTGCCGCCGACGATCGCCGGGCCCGGCTTCGTCAATCTCGAGCTGCGGACCGACGTACTGGCCGCTGCTGTGAACTCGCCGGCCGCCTTCGCGCCAAGGGGCGAACGGGTGGTGGTCGACTACTCGCAGCCGAACGTGGCCAAGCAGATGCACGTCGGCCATCTCCGGTCGACCGTGATCGGGGACGCCCTTTGCAACGTGCTCGCGTACGTCGGCTACGAGGTGATCCGGCAGAACCACGTCGGCGACTGGGGCACGCAATTCGGCATGCTGGTCGAGCAATTGCTGGACGAGGATCCGGCGCAAAGCCTTGACCTGGAGTCGTTGCAGGGGCTCTACCAGCGGTCGCGGGCGCACTTCGATTCGTCCAGCGAGTTTGCCGATCGGTCCCGGGCTCGGGTGGTGGCGTTGCAGTCCGGCGATGCGGGGACGCGGGCGCTTTGGCAGCGGATGGTGGACGTTTCGTTGGTCGAGTTCGAGCGGTTGTACGCCCGGCTCGGCACGGGTTTGACCCCGGCGGACGTCGTCGGCGAAAGCGCGTACAACGACGAACTCCCTGACGTGGTTGACGATCTGACGGCCGCGGGGTTGCTGACCGAGTCGGGTGGCGCGTTGTGCGCGTTCCTGCCGGGCTTCACGGGTCGGGACGGTTCGCCGTTGCCGGTGATCGTGCGGAAGTCCGATGGCGGTTTCGGCTATAGCGCGACGGACCTCGCGGCCGTACGGCACCGGGTGCGGGAGCTGGAGGCTCAGCGGATCATCTACGTCGTCGATCAGCGGCAGGCCCTTCATTTCCGGCAGATCTTCGCGCTCGCGGCCGCGGCCGGGTGGTTGCCTTCGACAACGATCGCGGAGCACGTCGGCTTCGGCACGGTGCTCGGGCCGGACGGAAAGCCGTTCAAAACCAGATCGGGTGACACCGTCCGGCTGGCCACTCTGCTCGATCAGGCAGTCGAACGGGCGACCGCTTTGCTCGACGAACGCGGCGCACCGATCGACAGCAGGGCCTCGATTGCGCAGGCTGTTGGGATCGGCGCGGTGAAGTACGCCGACCTGTCGAGCGATCGGGTCAACGACTACGTGTTCGCGTTGGACCGGATGGTCGCGATGACCGGCAACACCGGGCCTTATCTGCAGTACGCGCATGCGCGGTTGACGCGGTTGCTCGCGAAGGCCGATGCGGGTCCGACGCTCGTCACGGTGCTCGAAAACCCTGTGGAACAACGGCTTGCGCTGCAGCTCGACGCCTTCGCTTCGACAGTTGAACAGGTCGCCGAGACGTTGCAGCCGCATCGCTTGTGCGGGTATCTCTTCGAGCTCGCGACGACGCTGTCGGCGTTCTACGAGTTGTGCCCGGTGCTCACCAGCGAGGGCGAGACCCGGGCCAGCCGGCTCGCGTTGTGCGCCGCCACCCGGCGGGTGCTGGGCGACGGCCTCGGCCTGCTCGGCATCACCGCGCCCGACAGCATGTAG
- a CDS encoding MFS transporter has protein sequence MPVTSEAPSGAGTRVPERRSAIVLAVIVITQLMVILDGTVVTIAMPKIQQALDFSPASLSWVQNAYALAFGGLLLLGARAGDLLGRRRVFITGVTIFTAASLLGGLAPSAELLLAARVLQGIGGAIAAPAALTLLMLTFPEGPERIKALGLYSLVSSGGASIGLVVGGMLTDWASWRWGLFINVPIGIALVIAARRSLAETPRQEGRFDIAGALTSTVGITAVVYGFIRVAEIGWTAPEVLAAFAVGVALLATFVVVERRAAHPITPLRLFADRTRVSAYLAMFLVVGTMFGMFFFLTQFLQGVLGFSPLVAGLAFLPLTGLLFVTVRLVPRVIDRIGSDRLMLAGGAMLVIGMVWLMQISVDSSYATAVVGPLVLFGLGAGLVFVPLTSHALTGVQPEDAGAASGLLNVLQQVGGALGLGILVTVFGTASRNAVADGVVGAREVLADSVGTAFAASTVFAVLTLVALLLAVRPWERKPVAVEAPAVPTDSHI, from the coding sequence ATGCCGGTCACATCAGAGGCGCCGTCGGGCGCCGGTACCCGCGTGCCCGAACGGCGTTCGGCCATCGTGCTCGCGGTCATCGTCATCACTCAGTTGATGGTCATTCTCGATGGCACCGTCGTGACCATCGCGATGCCCAAGATCCAGCAGGCGCTGGACTTCAGCCCGGCGAGCCTTTCCTGGGTGCAGAACGCGTATGCGCTCGCCTTCGGCGGCCTGCTACTCCTCGGCGCCCGCGCCGGCGACCTGCTCGGGCGGCGCCGGGTCTTCATCACGGGTGTCACCATCTTCACCGCCGCGTCCCTGCTCGGCGGTCTCGCACCAAGCGCCGAGCTGTTGCTCGCTGCTCGCGTTCTGCAGGGCATCGGTGGCGCCATCGCGGCTCCGGCCGCGCTCACCCTGCTGATGCTCACGTTCCCGGAGGGGCCGGAGCGGATCAAGGCGCTCGGCCTCTACAGCCTGGTCTCGTCCGGTGGCGCCAGCATCGGTCTGGTCGTCGGCGGCATGCTCACCGACTGGGCGTCCTGGCGTTGGGGGCTGTTCATCAACGTGCCGATCGGGATCGCGCTGGTCATCGCGGCTCGTCGCAGTCTGGCCGAGACGCCTCGCCAAGAGGGCCGGTTCGACATCGCTGGTGCGCTGACGTCAACCGTCGGCATCACCGCCGTGGTGTACGGCTTCATCCGGGTGGCCGAGATCGGCTGGACCGCGCCCGAGGTGCTGGCCGCGTTCGCTGTCGGTGTCGCCCTGCTCGCCACGTTCGTGGTGGTCGAGCGGCGTGCGGCGCATCCGATCACGCCGCTGCGCTTGTTCGCGGATCGGACACGCGTCTCGGCGTACCTGGCCATGTTCCTGGTGGTCGGCACCATGTTCGGGATGTTCTTCTTCCTGACGCAGTTCCTGCAGGGCGTGCTGGGGTTCAGCCCGCTGGTGGCCGGGCTGGCGTTCCTGCCGCTGACGGGTCTGCTGTTCGTCACCGTACGGCTGGTGCCGCGGGTGATCGACCGGATCGGCAGCGACCGGCTGATGCTGGCCGGAGGCGCGATGCTCGTCATCGGCATGGTCTGGCTGATGCAGATCTCGGTCGACAGCTCGTATGCCACGGCGGTCGTCGGCCCGCTCGTGCTGTTCGGTCTCGGCGCCGGCCTGGTCTTCGTACCGTTGACCAGTCACGCCCTCACCGGCGTACAGCCTGAGGACGCCGGTGCCGCGTCAGGCCTGCTCAACGTGTTGCAGCAGGTTGGTGGAGCGTTGGGTCTCGGGATCCTGGTCACGGTCTTCGGGACGGCCTCGCGCAATGCTGTGGCTGACGGCGTCGTGGGTGCGCGAGAGGTGCTTGCGGACAGTGTTGGTACGGCCTTCGCCGCTTCGACCGTCTTCGCGGTGCTGACACTTGTAGCGCTTCTACTCGCCGTACGTCCGTGGGAGCGGAAGCCCGTCGCAGTGGAGGCCCCGGCCGTCCCAACGGACAGCCACATCTAG
- a CDS encoding GNAT family N-acetyltransferase codes for MGTTQEWPGGVEARPLSKTDTKAWAELLAAAEAVDDTGEHYSVEDLDDELEDPKVNIATDTIGLWVDGFMVGYGGVRGPDEVLDVHRVMTEGTIHPEWRRRGLGGALLTWLAERSTGLHQERHPEAPGEINNGVPSTNTIARDMMVARGFEPCRYFFTMQRQFQADPIPATPLPDGLRLVVFDWPYDEALRLAHNDAFRDHWGSTPKDAETWKTWFTGSRAFRPELSSIVLDGDEIAAYTLGYEYVADTEATGVKEVYVGQVGTRREYRGKGAGRAALAQVLRLAEGLGFQRSALDVDGENPTGALGLYQSLGFTTTKQSIRYRRAIA; via the coding sequence ATGGGGACGACACAGGAGTGGCCGGGTGGGGTTGAGGCCCGGCCGTTGAGCAAGACGGATACCAAGGCGTGGGCAGAGTTGCTGGCCGCGGCCGAGGCGGTCGACGACACCGGCGAGCACTACAGCGTGGAGGATCTCGACGACGAACTCGAAGACCCGAAGGTCAACATCGCCACCGACACCATCGGCCTCTGGGTGGACGGCTTCATGGTCGGGTACGGCGGCGTCCGCGGGCCGGACGAGGTGCTGGACGTGCATCGGGTCATGACCGAGGGAACGATCCATCCGGAGTGGCGCCGGCGCGGTCTCGGTGGTGCGCTGCTGACCTGGCTCGCGGAGCGCTCGACCGGGTTGCACCAGGAGCGTCATCCGGAGGCGCCCGGCGAGATCAACAACGGCGTCCCGAGCACGAACACCATCGCCCGGGACATGATGGTCGCGCGCGGTTTCGAGCCCTGCCGGTACTTCTTCACCATGCAGCGCCAATTCCAGGCCGACCCGATTCCGGCGACACCGCTGCCGGACGGCCTGCGGCTGGTCGTCTTCGACTGGCCGTACGACGAGGCGCTGCGGCTGGCGCACAACGACGCCTTCCGCGACCACTGGGGTTCGACACCGAAGGACGCCGAGACCTGGAAGACCTGGTTCACCGGCTCTCGCGCCTTCCGGCCGGAACTCAGCTCGATCGTTCTCGACGGTGACGAGATCGCCGCCTACACCCTCGGCTACGAGTACGTCGCAGACACCGAGGCCACTGGTGTCAAGGAGGTCTACGTCGGCCAGGTGGGAACGCGGCGCGAGTACCGCGGCAAGGGCGCTGGTCGTGCCGCCCTCGCCCAGGTGCTGCGACTGGCCGAGGGCCTCGGCTTCCAGCGGTCGGCCCTCGACGTCGATGGCGAGAACCCGACCGGAGCGCTGGGCCTCTACCAGTCGCTCGGCTTCACCACCACCAAGCAGTCCATCCGCTACCGCCGGGCCATCGCCTGA